A stretch of Cucumis sativus cultivar 9930 chromosome 2, Cucumber_9930_V3, whole genome shotgun sequence DNA encodes these proteins:
- the LOC101209396 gene encoding ADP-ribosylation factor 1, translating to MGILFTRMFSSLFGNKEARILVLGLDNAGKTTILYRLQMGEVVSTIPTIGFNVETVQYNNIKFQVWDLGGQTSIRPYWRCYFPNTQAIIYVVDSSDTDRLVVAREEFHAILEEEELRGAVALVFANKQDLPGALDDAAVTEALELHKIKNRQWAIFKASAIKGEGLFEGLDWLSNTLKSGGG from the exons ATGGGGATTTTGTTTACTCGAATGTTTTCTTCGCTTTTTGGAAATAAGGAAGCTCGGATCCTTGTTCTTGGTCTCGATAATGCTGGCAAAACTACAATTCTCT ATCGGCTTCAGATGGGGGAGGTTGTCTCCACTATTCCAA CAATTGGGTTTAATGTTGAAACTGTTCAGTacaataatatcaaattcCAGGTCTGGGATCTTG GAGGACAGACTAGTATCAG ACCATACTGGAGATGCTATTTTCCAAATACGCAAGCTATAATCTATGTGGTtgattcaagtgatactgATAGGTTGGTGGTAGCAAGAGAGGAGTTTCATGCAATACTTGAG GAAGAAGAGTTGCGGGGTGCAGTTGCCTTAGTTTTTGCAAATAAGCAG GATCTTCCAGGTGCACTTGATGATGCTGCAGTCACAGAGGCTTTAGAGTTGCACAAGATTAAGAACCGCCAATGGGCTATATTTAAAGCCTCCGCTATAAAAGGAGAGGGTCTTTTTGAGGGATTGGATTG GTTAAGTAACACCCTGAAGTCTGGAGGTGGCTAA
- the LOC101214510 gene encoding kaempferol 3-O-beta-D-galactosyltransferase: MEEVARSHEWRHQVLVLAFPFGSHPRSLLGLVRRLASDAPDVKFSFFNTATSNAALFNDGQPNDNVFPYSVCDGLPKGYVWRWGVPEEPVELFLKAACGSFKEAIAGEVAAVEVGGVVSDAFLWFAGEISAEMEVAWVPVWIAGLRSLVVHLHTDLFRQNLVDSGDDEEKVINFLPGFSKIRNIDLPHEGFRGDLESPITTMLHKMELHLPKASVVVVNSFKETEPVMFDILKPKLQELLTIAPINLVTPPKSIINDEYGCLEWLDKEKRNSIAYICFGTFVALPPHELAALAEALVESGVRFLWSFRGDPKESFCEEFLQRFDVQGKLVAWAPQTRVLAHPSVGVYISHCGWNSVLEAIMEGVPMICRPFVGDNGLNVRTIGCEWKVGLGLPNGIFTKDGVMKAMETILDPYKGDQIRSNLRAIKDLALKANEPEGSSTKNFNSLKKLLTK; this comes from the exons ATGGAAGAAGTAGCAAGAAGTCATGAATGGAGGCACCAAGTGCTGGTTTTAGCCTTCCCCTTTGGCAGCCACCCTCGTAGTCTTCTCGGCCTCGTCCGCCGACTGGCCAGCGACGCTCCCGACGTGAAATTCTCCTTCTTCAACACAGCAACTTCCAATGCCGCCCTTTTCAACGATGGCCAACCAAACGACAACGTTTTCCCTTACAGCGTTTGCGACGGTCTGCCGAAGGGATACGTCTGGAGATGGGGAGTGCCGGAGGAGCCGGTTGAGCTTTTCTTGAAGGCGGCATGTGGGAGTTTTAAGGAGGCCATTGCGGGGGAGGTGGCGGCTGTGGAGGTTGGAGGGGTGGTGAGTGACGCATTTTTGTGGTTTGCCGGTGAGATTTCGGCGGAAATGGAGGTGGCTTGGGTTCCGGTATGGATTGCTGGGCTACGGAGCCTCGTTGTTCATCTTCACACCGATTTGTTCCGTCAAAATCTGGTGGATTCAG GAGATGACGAAGAGAAAGTCATCAACTTCCTCCCTGGCTTTTCAAAAATCCGTAATATTGACTTGCCCCATGAAGGGTTTCGTGGAGACTTGGAATCACCAATTACAACCATGTTACATAAAATGGAATTACATCTCCCCAAAGCTTCGGTCGTTGTCGTAAACAGCTTCAAAGAAACTGAGCCCGTGATGTTCGATATACTTAAACCAAAGCTTCAAGAACTTCTCACCATTGCACCAATTAACCTAGTAACACCACCGAAATCAATTATTAACGACGAGTATGGATGTCTCGAATGGTTAGACAAGGAGAAGCGCAACTCCATAGCATACATATGCTTTGGTACATTTGTAGCACTCCCACCTCACGAGTTAGCAGCTTTAGCAGAGGCACTGGTTGAGAGCGGAGTTCGGTTTCTATGGTCATTCAGAGGCGACCCTAAGGAAAGCTTCTGTGAGGAATTTCTTCAAAGATTTGATGTGCAAGGAAAGTTGGTGGCATGGGCTCCCCAAACAAGAGTGTTGGCACATCCTTCAGTTGGGGTTTATATAAGTCATTGTGGATGGAACTCTGTTTTGGAGGCTATAATGGAAGGTGTGCCTATGATATGTAGGCCCTTTGTTGGAGACAATGGCCTTAATGTTAGGACAATTGGATGTGAGTGGAAGGTTGGACTAGGACTTCCAAATGGAATATTTACAAAGGATGGAGTAATGAAGGCTATGGAGACAATCTTAGACCCTTACAAAGGGGACCAAATAAGAAGCAATCTTAGAGCTATTAAAGATTTGGCTCTCAAGGCTAATGAACCTGAGGGTAGTTCAACTAAGAACTTCaattctttgaaaaagttacTCACAAAGTAG
- the LOC101215232 gene encoding transcription factor MYB36 has translation MGRAPCCEKEKVKKGPWSPEEDEKLKSYIHLHGAVSNWIALPHKIGLKRCGKSCRLRWLNYLRPNIKHGGFSEEEDNIICSLFISIGSRWSIIAAQLPGRTDNDIKNYWNTRLKKKLLGTPKQYFSNINKLSSHGNYRDTAQALTNSGIERLQLQMQLHQSTFSFNNASTLWPPMPVGEVKVARTGQLANHNHVDGASCRVGTPMLEGYAMNCRSMKSPTVSSSSTELGRLEGGGGRGGVEFVKGMDGSKESLYWWGYDFDAKSGGATKLWETAASVDVQLEEIFKEFEQFSHSL, from the exons atggGGAGAGCTCCATGTtgtgagaaagagaaagtgaAGAAAGGGCCATGGTCACctgaagaagatgagaagCTTAAGTCTTATATCCATCTCCATGGAGCTGTTTCCAATTGGATTGCCCTTCCCCACAAAATAG GGTTGAAGAGATGTGGAAAGAGTTGCAGGCTAAGATGGTTGAATTATTTGAGGCCAAATATAAAACATGGAGGATTCTCGGAGGAAGAAGACAACATCATTTGTAGCCTTTTCATTAGCATTGGCAGCAG GTGGTCGATAATTGCAGCGCAGTTACCAGGAAGAACGGACAAcgatataaaaaattattggaacACAAGACTGAAGAAGAAACTCCTTGGAACTCCCAAACAATACTTCTCCAACATCAACAAGTTATCATCGCACGGCAACTACAGAGATACTGCACAGGCATTGACAAACTCAGGCATTGAAAGGCTTCAGCTTCAAATGCAGCTCCATCAAAgcactttttctttcaacaacgCCTCAACGCTCTGGCCTCCCATGCCGGTCGGGGAAGTTAAGGTAGCCCGAACTGGCCAATTGGCCAACCATAACCATGTTGATGGTGCCTCCTGTAGAGTAGGTACCCCTATGTTGGAAGGCTATGCCATGAATTGCAGGTCGATGAAGAGTCCGACGGTCAGTTCGAGCTCGACGGAGTTAGGAAGGTTGGAAGGTGGAGGAGGAAGAGGGGGGGTTGAGTTTGTGAAGGGAATGGATGGTTCGAAGGAGAGTTTGTATTGGTGGGGTTATGATTTTGATGCAAAATCTGGAGGAGCGACAAAACTGTGGGAGACGGCTGCTTCAGTTGATGTTCAATTGGAAGAGATTTTTAAGGAATTCGAACAGTTTAGTCACAGCCTTTAG
- the LOC101214994 gene encoding protein DETOXIFICATION 16-like codes for MEEEQTKKQSLESPLILPPREDDGGCFTRYETWEEVKRQLRLAGPLMTMNVLINCLQMISVMFVGHLGQLPLASASMATSFAAVTGFSLLNGMCSALETFCGQSYGAKQYHILGIHLQRAMVVLLLISFPLAGVWFNAGVILQFLGQDSEIATEAGHYARCMVPSIFAYAILQCHVRFLQTQNNVLPATAAAAATAVLHCFVCWALVVRLGLGNRGAALANAVSYWINAAAMVVYVRVSPSCRKTWTGFSGEAFCGILNFLKLAIPSALMHSLEIWSFEMVVLLSGLLPNPKLETSVLSISLNTCSMIYMIPLGISGAVSTRVSNELGAMRAKAAILAGRVAMGMVSIEGAIVATIIIIDRRLWGYFYTSDDTVVAYLAQILILLAVVHIFDGIQSIFSGITRGCGRQKIGAFINLGAYYLVGIPMAIFLAFFQGIGGKGLWMGIMMGVFIQSLLLGILILCTNWDNEVKKAVERISRSISENVLE; via the exons ATGGAAGAAGAGCAGACGAAGAAGCAAAGTCTGGAATCCCCTCTTATTCTGCCGCCGAGGGAGGACGATGGGGGATGTTTTACGAGGTATGAGACATGGGAGGAGGTGAAAAGGCAGCTCCGGTTAGCTGGGCCACTGATGACGATGAACGTGTTGATAAACTGTTTGCAAATGATATCAGTGATGTTCGTGGGGCACCTCGGGCAGCTCCCTCTAGCAAGTGCTTCCATGGCTACTTCCTTCGCTGCTGTCACTGGTTTCAGCCTCCTC AATGGAATGTGCAGTGCATTAGAGACATTTTGTGGGCAATCATATGGAGCAAAACAATACCATATACTTGGAATTCACTTGCAAAGAGCTATGGTTGTTCTTCTTCTCATCAGCTTCCCACTCGCCGGCGTCTGGTTCAACGCCGGCGTCATTCTCCAGTTTCTCGGTCAAGATTCCGAGATCGCCACAGAAGCTGGCCACTACGCCCGTTGTATGGTTCCCAGCATTTTTGCGTACGCCATTCTTCAATGCCATGTCCGTTTCCTGCAGACCCAGAACAATGTTCTTCCGGCTACTGCAGCCGCCGCTGCCACGGCGGTGCTCCACTGCTTTGTATGTTGGGCTCTAGTTGTCAGGTTGGGGTTGGGGAACCGAGGGGCAGCATTGGCCAATGCTGTGTCGTACTGGATAAATGCGGCGGCGATGGTGGTTTATGTTAGAGTTTCGCCATCGTGCCGGAAGACGTGGACAGGATTTTCCGGTGAGGCTTTTTGTGGGATTTTGAACTTCCTTAAACTCGCCATTCCTTCTGCCCTCATGCACAG TTTGGAGATATGGTCATTTGAGATGGTGGTTTTATTATCAGGGCTTCTTCCCAATCCAAAGCTTGAAACTTCTGTTCTATCAATCAG CCTTAATACATGCTCAATGATTTACATGATACCCCTTGGAATAAGTGGTGCTGTGAG TACAAGAGTTTCAAATGAACTTGGGGCAATGAGGGCAAAGGCGGCCATCTTAGCGGGACGTGTTGCAATGGGGATGGTGAGCATAGAGGGTGCAATTGTAGccaccatcatcatcattgaTAGAAGATTATGGGGATACTTTTACACAAGTGATGACACTGTTGTTGCATATTTGGCTCAAATCTTGATTTTGCTTGCAGTTGTCCACATCTTTGATGGAATTCAATCTATTTTCTCAG GTATCACAAGAGGATGTGGAAGGCAAAAGATTGGTGCTTTTATTAACTTGGGAGCTTATTACCTTGTGGGCATCCCTATGGCCATCTTTTTAGCCTTCTTTCAAGGCATTGGAGGAAAG GGACTATGGATGGGAATCATGATGGGAGTGTTTATTCAATCTTTACTTCTTGGGATCTTGATTTTGTGCACCAATTGGGATAACGAA GTTAAGAAAGCAGTGGAAAGAATTAGTAGATCGATATCAGAAAATGTTTTGGAATGA
- the LOC101214752 gene encoding protein DETOXIFICATION 16: MEEEQTKKQSLNSPFIPPRHHGRSFTRDEIWDEVKRQVLLAGPLVTVNVLISCLQMISVMFVGHLGQLPLAGASMATSFASVTGFSLLNGMGSALETFCGQSYGAKQYHMLGIHMQRAMVVLLLVSFPLAVVWFNAGDILRLLGQDSEIAAEAGRYARCMIPSIFAFAIQLSHVRFLQAQNNVLPMAVIAAATAVLHCFVCWCLVFRSGLGNRGAALANAISYWINAVALAVYVRVSPSCRRTWTGFSSEAFRGIFNFLKLSIPSALMLSLEIWSFEMVVLLSGLLPNPKLETSVLSISLNTAYMIYMIPLGISGAVSTRVSNELGARRSMAAILAGRVAMGMVATEGTMAAIIIVLGRRLWGYCYSTDETVVGYLTQIMGLLAILHFFDGIQSIFSGIIRGCGRQKIGAFINLGAYYLAGIPMAVFLAFFVGIGGKGLWMGIMVAVFFQALFLGILILSTNWDHEVKKAADRVTSFMPQILLE, from the exons ATGGAAGAAGAGCAGACAAAGAAGCAGAGTCTGAATTCTCCGTTCATTCCGCCGAGACACCATGGCAGATCTTTTACGAGGGATGAGATATGGGATGAGGTGAAGAGGCAGGTCCTATTAGCCGGGCCGCTGGTGACGGTGAACGTGTTGATAAGCTGTTTGCAAATGATATCGGTCATGTTCGTGGGACATCTCGGGCAGCTTCCTCTCGCCGGAGCTTCCATGGCTACTTCCTTTGCTTCTGTCACTGGTTTCAGTCTCCTC AATGGAATGGGTAGTGCATTAGAGACATTCTGTGGGCAATCATATGGAGCAAAACAATACCATATGCTTGGAATTCACATGCAAAGAGCCATGgttgttcttcttcttgtcaGTTTCCCGCTCGCCGTCGTCTGGTTCAATGCCGGTGACATTCTTCGGCTGCTTGGTCAAGATTCCGAGATCGCAGCGGAGGCTGGCCGGTATGCTCGTTGCATGATTCCCAGCATTTTCGCCTTTGCCATTCAACTGTCCCATGTTCGTTTCTTGCAGGCCCAGAACAATGTTCTTCCTATGGCAGTCATTGCCGCCGCCACGGCGGTGCTCCACTGCTTTGTGTGTTGGTGTTTAGTTTTCCGGTCCGGGTTGGGGAACCGAGGAGCAGCATTGGCCAATGCTATATCTTACTGGATAAATGCTGTGGCATTGGCAGTTTATGTTAGAGTTTCGCCGTCGTGCCGGAGGACGTGGACTGGTTTTTCCAGCGAGGCGTTTCGGGGGATCTTCAACTTCCTTAAACTCTCCATTCCTTCTGCTCTCATGCTCAG TTTGGAGATATGGTCATTTGAGATGGTGGTTTTGTTATCGGGGCTTCTTCCAAATCCAAAGCTTGAAACTTCTGTTCTATCAATCAG CCTCAATACAGCCTACATGATTTACATGATACCCCTTGGAATCAGTGGTGCAGTGAG CACAAGAGTTTCGAATGAACTTGGAGCAAGGAGGTCAATGGCGGCTATCTTAGCTGGGCGTGTTGCAATGGGGATGGTGGCCACAGAAGGCACCATGGCTGCCATTATCATCGTCCTGGGCAGAAGATTATGGGGTTACTGTTATAGTACTGACGAGACTGTGGTAGGATATTTGACCCAAATCATGGGTTTGCTTGCCATTTTGCACTTCTTCGATGGAATTCAATCTATTTTCTCAg GTATCATAAGAGGATGTGGAAGGCAGAAGATTGGTGCTTTTATTAACTTGGGAGCCTATTACCTTGCGGGCATTCCCATGGCTGTCTTTTTAGCATTCTTTGTAGGCATTGGAGGAAAG GGGCTATGGATGGGAATAATGGTGGCAgtatttttccaagctctatTTCTTGGGATCTTGATTCTATCCACCAATTGGGATCATGAA GTTAAGAAGGCTGCTGATAGAGTTACCAGTTTCATGCCACAAATTCTATTAGAATGA
- the LOC101209640 gene encoding xylose isomerase → MKSREISVLLLCLLGFVLGAIANSHTCPADLSSECSHSGDWEGEFFPGIPKIKYEGPTSKNPLAYKWYNADEEILGKKMKDWMRFSVAYWHTFRGTGADPFGAATKHWPWEDGTNSVAMAKRRMRANFEFINKLGVEWWCFHDRDIAPDAPTLEETNANFDEVVAVAKELQGTKIKPLWVTAQLFMHPRYMHGGATSSEVGVYAYAAAQVKKAMEVAHYLGAENYVFWGGREGYQTLLNTDMGRELDHMARFFQAAVAYKKKIGFNGTLLIEPKPQEPTKHQYDWDAATSANFLRKYGLIDEFQLNIECNHVTLSGHSCHHDLETARLNGILGSIDANTGDPQVGWDTDQFMTDIAEATMVMLSVVRNGGLAPGGFNFDAKLRRESTDVEDLFIAHIGGMDTLARGLRNVAKLLEDGSLTELVRKRYESFDTEIGAQIEAGKADFEFLEKKALEWGEPKVPSAKQELAEMIFQSAL, encoded by the exons atgaagtcTCGGGAAATATCGGTTCTGCTTCTGTGTTTGCTTGGGTTTGTTCTCGGAGCG ATTGCTAATTCTCACACATGTCCTGCTGATCTAAGTAGTGAATGCAGTCATTCTGGGGATTGGGAAGGGGAATTTTTCCCTGGTATTCCCAAGATTAAGTATGAG GGTCCCACTAGCAAAAATCCACTGGCATATAAATGGTATAATGCTGATGAGGAGATTCttgggaagaaaatgaag GACTGGATGAGATTCAGTGTTGCATATTGGCATACATTCCGTGGGACTGGAGCAGACCCATTTGGTGCTGCCACCAAGCATTGGCCATGGGAAGATGGTACCAATTCAGTGGCTATGGCAAAGAGGAGGA TGAGAGCTAACTTCGAGTTCATAAACAAACTTGGGGTTGAGTGGTGGTGCTTCCATGACAGAGATATAGCCCCAGATGCGCCTACTTTGGAG GAAACTAATGCAAACTTTGATGAAGTGGTGGCTGTTGCTAAAGAGCTTCag GGAACCAAAATTAAACCTCTGTGGGTTACGGCACAACTCTTCATGCACCCTCGATACATGCACGGTGGTGCTACTAG CTCTGAAGTTGGTGTTTATGCTTATGCTGCTGCTCAAGTCAAGAAAGCAATGGAG GTCGCTCATTATTTGGGGGCAGAAAACTATGTATTCTGGGGTGGCCGTGAGGGTTATCAGACTCTACTGAACACTGACATGGGGAGAGAGCTTGATCATATG GCTAGGTTTTTTCAAGCTGCCGTTGCCTACAAGAAGAAGATTGGATTCAATG GAACATTGTTAATTGAACCCAAGCCCCAAGAGCCTACAAAACACCA aTATGATTGGGATGCTGCAACATCTGCTAATTTCCTGCGGAAGTATGGTCTTATTG ATGAATTTCAGCTCAACATTGAATGCAATCATGTCACCCTATCGGGTCACAG TTGCCACCATGATCTTGAAACTGCGAGGCTCAATGGGATTCTTGGAAGCATCGATGCAAACACTGGCGATCCTCAAGTTG GTTGGGATACTGATCAATTTATGACCGACATCGCAGAGGCGACTATGGTTATGCTAAGTGTTGTGAGAAAT GGCGGATTGGCACCTGGTGGATTCAACTTTGATGCGAAATT GCGAAGAGAGAGCACAGATGTTGAAGATTTGTTTATTGCTCACATTGGTGGAATGGACACCCTTGCCCGTGGTCTTCGAAATGTTGCTAAGCTACTTGAG GATGGTTCTCTAACTGAGCTTGTTCGCAAGAGATACGAGAGTTTTGACACTGAGATTGGTGCACAAATAGAG GCTGGTAAGGCTGATTTTGAGTTTCTTGAGAAGAAGGCCTTGGAATGGGGAGAGCCAAAGGTTCCTTCTGCCAAGCAG GAACTTGCTGAGATGATTTTCCAGTCAGCACTGTGA